The genomic region TGCGGACTTTGAGTTTTTACGCGGCATTGCGAACCAGCGTACCGGTATAGTCGTCTCCGATGATAAATTCGATATGTTCTATTCCCGACTATCGCGCCGGGTACGCAAACTTGGGATGGCAACCTTCAGTGAATATTGCGACCTGATACGCGCTAACCAGGATGGAGATGAAATGGTGGAGTTGGTCAACTCCATCACGACCAATCTCACAGCTTTTTTTCGCGAAAACCACCACTTCGAGTATCTTGCCAATACAGTGATTCCGGAATTGCTGGCGAAAAATTCCGCTGAACGGAATATCCGCATCTGGTCTGCCGGTTGTTCTACCGGCGAAGAACCCTATTCACTCTCCATTACTTTGAATGAAGTCCTGGCACAAGTTGCTGGATGGGACGTGAAGGTTCTTGCTACAGATATTGACTCCAATGTACTTGCCCGTGCTGCAAGTGGTGTCTATCCGATGGAAAGAGTAAA from Gammaproteobacteria bacterium (ex Lamellibrachia satsuma) harbors:
- a CDS encoding protein-glutamate O-methyltransferase; the encoded protein is MRDREFEFTRADFEFLRGIANQRTGIVVSDDKFDMFYSRLSRRVRKLGMATFSEYCDLIRANQDGDEMVELVNSITTNLTAFFRENHHFEYLANTVIPELLAKNSAERNIRIWSAGCSTGEEPYSLSITLNEVLAQVAGWDVKVLATDIDSNVLARAASGVYPMERVNGLDKARLRRWFQKGKGELGGKARLKPEVCRLIEFGQLNLMQKWSVDSPKDVIFCRNVIIYFDKESKIKLIDRYADNLKVGGYLFIGHSESLFKLTDRFELIGQTIYRKVK